A single genomic interval of Lewinellaceae bacterium harbors:
- the panB gene encoding 3-methyl-2-oxobutanoate hydroxymethyltransferase: MSEHNAVKRVTTHTLHEMKGKGEKISMLTAYDFSMARIYDEAGIDVLLVGDSASNVMAGHETTLPITLDQMIYHAQSVVRAVKRALIVVDLPFGSYQGNWREALKSAIRIMKESGAHAIKMEGGEEIQESIKRILSAGVPVMGHLGLTPQSIYKFGTYVVRAKEDEEAAKLKSDAKLLDEMGCFALVLEKIPAVLAKEVSASVHLPTIGIGAGPDVDGQVLVSHDLLGITKDFNPRFLRRYLDLFDMTKEAVQRYITDVKNRDFPNENESY; this comes from the coding sequence ATGTCAGAACACAATGCAGTAAAACGGGTTACTACACACACCCTGCACGAGATGAAAGGTAAAGGAGAAAAGATCTCGATGCTCACAGCGTACGATTTTTCCATGGCCCGGATCTATGATGAAGCAGGCATCGACGTATTGCTGGTTGGTGATTCTGCATCAAATGTAATGGCCGGGCATGAAACGACCCTGCCCATCACCCTGGATCAGATGATCTATCATGCCCAGAGCGTGGTGCGGGCTGTAAAACGTGCCCTGATCGTAGTTGATCTTCCTTTTGGTTCCTACCAGGGCAACTGGCGAGAGGCTCTGAAATCAGCGATCCGGATCATGAAGGAATCCGGAGCGCACGCCATTAAGATGGAAGGAGGCGAGGAGATCCAGGAATCCATCAAACGCATACTTTCTGCTGGTGTCCCGGTTATGGGGCATCTGGGACTTACACCGCAATCGATCTATAAGTTTGGAACTTATGTGGTAAGAGCAAAAGAAGATGAAGAAGCTGCAAAATTGAAGTCCGATGCCAAACTCCTGGATGAGATGGGTTGTTTTGCACTGGTTTTGGAGAAAATTCCTGCCGTACTCGCTAAAGAAGTGTCTGCTTCAGTCCATTTGCCAACGATAGGGATTGGTGCCGGGCCTGACGTAGACGGTCAAGTGCTGGTAAGTCACGACTTGCTGGGGATAACAAAAGACTTTAATCCACGATTTTTACGCAGATATTTGGATCTGTTTGATATGACAAAAGAGGCAGTTCAACGTTATATTACCGATGTAAAAAACCGGGATTTCCCAAACGAGAACGAATCTTACTAA
- a CDS encoding DUF4249 family protein, with amino-acid sequence MIRLYPVKFFYVVLSLGLLAACTNELVVETIEQRLPVVYGLLDASDSIQVVRVEAALLPENHGGPEAYLLDSLHRNTEYFQVLLGDLASGQISPMDRALWSDLPGVSRPSAPFSDFVYIQKSSLDPSRTYQIRISSDEGQIASAQTTLVEPFTQTQPRSSELLSLNRKIAIRWQSSANASIYEVAWVIRFSEQTASGMASRDVRLPQFSTSQISASLEGEQFYQDLSGKLEPLPAGSRSLTGIYLVVVGGSDTYVELQQVLLAGQGITGVQDIPTFSNVDGGLGIFTSRYTSTSGPLQLTGESLDSLQSGKYTKNLGF; translated from the coding sequence ATGATCCGTTTGTATCCAGTGAAATTCTTCTATGTTGTATTAAGTCTTGGGCTGTTGGCCGCTTGTACCAATGAGTTGGTGGTCGAAACGATAGAGCAACGCCTCCCTGTGGTCTATGGTCTACTGGATGCTTCTGACAGTATTCAGGTGGTTAGGGTGGAGGCAGCTTTGCTGCCGGAAAATCACGGTGGCCCCGAAGCCTATCTTCTGGATAGTCTCCATCGTAACACGGAATATTTTCAGGTTTTGCTTGGTGACCTTGCATCCGGACAAATAAGCCCTATGGATCGGGCTTTGTGGAGCGATTTGCCAGGTGTAAGCAGACCATCGGCCCCATTTTCCGACTTCGTATATATTCAGAAATCTTCTCTTGATCCATCACGGACGTACCAGATCCGGATTTCCAGTGATGAAGGCCAGATAGCTTCTGCTCAGACCACCCTGGTTGAGCCTTTTACCCAAACCCAGCCCAGGTCGAGTGAACTGCTCTCACTCAATCGTAAAATTGCCATTCGATGGCAGTCTTCGGCAAATGCTTCCATCTATGAAGTGGCCTGGGTGATCCGGTTTTCCGAGCAGACGGCCTCGGGAATGGCAAGCCGTGATGTCCGGTTACCACAATTTAGTACCAGTCAGATCAGCGCTTCCCTGGAAGGCGAGCAATTCTATCAGGATCTGTCTGGCAAACTGGAGCCATTACCAGCCGGAAGCAGATCGTTGACCGGAATCTACCTGGTGGTCGTGGGAGGCTCGGACACGTATGTTGAGTTGCAGCAGGTTCTCCTGGCTGGACAGGGGATCACCGGGGTGCAGGATATACCGACCTTTTCCAACGTGGATGGCGGACTGGGAATATTCACGTCGAGGTACACGTCCACATCCGGCCCACTTCAATTAACCGGGGAATCTCTGGATTCACTTCAATCCGGGAAATACACCAAAAATCTGGGATTTTGA
- the mltG gene encoding endolytic transglycosylase MltG, translating into MSKKAKLLKYVFWIFGILLVIAGGFGYWLYDWIYKPNVPEQLASEILYIPTGSNYDDVKERLTEGGFLKKDNSFDWVAKKMNYPGQIKAGRYHILPSWSNYHLIRHLRQGIQEPVKLTFNSVRTIAELSEKLAEQLEPNEKQFQEFLTRPGVLDSIGYSKETLMTIFIPNTYEVYWNVTPVQLLQRMIREHDSFWDKAGRKEKAEAQSLSPTEVYTLASIVEKESLREDEKPRIAGVYLNRLHQGMKLDADPTVVFAVGDFTLRRILNKHLAVDSPYNTYKYAGLPPGPICMPSISSLDAVLNAERHEYLFFCAKMDGTGSHAFAKTITAHLVNARRLHQYLNERGIQ; encoded by the coding sequence ATGAGTAAAAAAGCAAAATTATTGAAGTATGTCTTCTGGATCTTCGGCATTCTGCTGGTCATTGCCGGTGGTTTCGGGTATTGGCTTTACGACTGGATCTACAAGCCCAATGTGCCAGAGCAGCTTGCCTCTGAGATCCTCTATATTCCTACCGGATCAAATTATGATGATGTCAAAGAAAGGCTCACAGAAGGCGGCTTCCTTAAGAAAGACAATTCGTTTGATTGGGTTGCAAAAAAAATGAATTACCCCGGTCAGATCAAAGCGGGCCGCTATCACATTTTGCCCAGTTGGTCAAATTATCACCTCATCCGGCATTTGCGGCAAGGGATCCAGGAACCAGTAAAACTCACTTTCAACTCCGTGAGAACCATTGCCGAATTATCTGAAAAACTGGCAGAGCAACTTGAGCCAAACGAAAAGCAATTCCAGGAATTCCTGACCAGGCCGGGTGTATTGGACTCCATTGGATATTCCAAGGAAACGTTGATGACGATTTTTATTCCTAACACTTACGAAGTGTATTGGAATGTTACTCCTGTACAACTCCTGCAAAGGATGATCCGCGAGCATGACAGTTTCTGGGATAAAGCAGGCAGAAAAGAAAAAGCGGAAGCCCAGTCCTTATCACCCACCGAGGTTTATACTCTGGCTTCTATTGTGGAGAAAGAAAGCCTAAGGGAAGATGAAAAACCGCGCATTGCCGGTGTCTACTTAAACCGGCTCCATCAGGGCATGAAGTTGGACGCAGATCCAACGGTGGTATTTGCAGTTGGTGATTTTACCTTACGCCGGATCCTGAACAAACATTTGGCGGTTGACTCACCTTACAATACCTATAAGTATGCTGGCCTGCCACCGGGTCCGATATGCATGCCTTCGATTTCGAGCCTGGACGCCGTGCTTAATGCGGAGCGTCACGAATATTTGTTCTTTTGTGCTAAAATGGACGGTACCGGATCCCATGCCTTTGCGAAAACGATAACTGCGCATCTGGTCAATGCCAGAAGGCTTCATCAGTATCTGAATGAACGGGGTATCCAATAA